A stretch of DNA from Diospyros lotus cultivar Yz01 chromosome 14, ASM1463336v1, whole genome shotgun sequence:
TAAGAAGCAGTTGGAAATGGAAACTGATTTTAGGAAAACCTGTTTGGGGGTTTGCTTTTGTTTAAGAGCAAGGGAATCTAATATCGATTTTCCGTtctattaaaaagaaaatagagatcCCTGAGGCGTGCTATGAGTTTGCTTCATATCATCCTATGTTCTTGGTTAAActtgtaaattttgtaattagttCCCGATTGAGTGATTCCTACTGTCTATAGATCCTTGCATCCATGTTTCATAGGATAAAGCCTACCAGGCAATGTTTAAACTTGTGAAGGAAATCTGTGTTGTTTATGGACTCATTGATTACCAGATTATATGCtaaatattatttcttcttctcataaAGAATGCCTCTGTCTTGTTGTCCAGACTTACACTAACTACCATGCTGCACTTGTTTTGACAGAAGTTTAAACTTGGAAACTTATCTAGATTCATCTTTATTCCGTGTTTTGCCTTGCCCTTGCTGTCCTATCCATTCTTGTTAATTACTCCTCTAAATTGATTAGCATATATCCTAACCCATTGCTTTTGGTTGCATTGCCAGTTGTTCCACTGCAAACATGGGAAGGCTTATCTCTTTGATAAGGTGTAAGTATTTGCAGCTTCTGTGCTGCTTATAAAATTAGAACCATGTAGTTGATAGGGTGTAGGCTATTTCAGACCTTGCATCTTGACGTTTAATGGTTACCATGCTTACAGTCAGAACCTATTAATGCTGCATGAATACATTTTGAATTCCTTCTTTCTAGTTGCTGGAATTCCTTGCTGAGGCACCAATATTTATTGGATGTTCATCTGATTAACATGCGATTGTACATGGAAACTAATCAATGACCAATCActactttatctttatattcGATCTGTTGATAACCTCAAGAAGATGCAGACGTGGCATGCTTCTTGTTCCTGATTAATGCGAGAATTGACTTTTGTTCTTTCTCAATGCCTGTCAGTGAAAATGTTACCgttggagaaaaagaagaccGGATAATGATGACTGGATTGCATACTGTTGTTGACATATTCTGTGTTCGATGTGGCTCAATTGTGGGTTGGAAATATGTAAGATAGCTTTCATTTGTTTTATTCTCTTCTCCAAAAGTTCTAGAAATTTTCGTTAATGTATCTTCCTCCTAACTTCAGGAGGCTGCAAAGGAGAAGGGCCAAAAGTACAAGGAAGGGAAATATATTCTTGAGAGGTGGTACCACTGTTTTGCTTCATGTTAAAACAATTTTTGTTGATGAATTTGAGTTCTGAATCTGGTTTCAGCAGGTTTAAGATCCTGGGTCCTGATGGAAGCAGCTATACATTTTGTCCGGAAGCTCAGTCAGGTGGAAGCGATGCTGATGAGGCTTGACTATGCTCGCTGCTGTTGGTGTTCTTTCGCTGGTTTTTTGGGGCAGTCATTCAGTTTGGGAGTTAATCAAAGTGTTTTTAACTGTAcattctttgttgtttttctttcatcctAGTTTCAATCTCGTTTTGGTATACTTACTGATGAGCTCTTAACATCAGATGTAATGCGCACATTCAATAGCAGACAATGATGAATagtattacatatattttccCCTGAGTAAAAGGGATAAGTCCCAATTCCGAAGGCACCTGTGTCTGCAGAAGAAACAGGCCCAGCCCCGCTCTTGTATATCTAGTCTGCATTATCTTCTGTTCATCTATtgctttttttttcccccttgtGTTCTCTTGATTTGATCTGTGTAATCTGAAACACTCTGTTCTGGCTTTCTTGGATTTACTCGGTGGCTTCTTTTTCTGTACATAGAGACATGGataggctttccttgatcactCTTAAAGGGAACGCCTATCGCTGCAAACACTGCTAAACCCATTTGGCTATTGCAAAGATATCATGCCAAAGGTTCCTATCTGTCTCTTTCTTGTCTCTGAATTTTTGTGGACGATCATTTTGGCTCTCTCTTGCTGTGGCATTATACGGATCTTTACTATGAAAACTTGTAAGAAACAAATGGAAATGGATCTTTCCTGTTTCTGAGTTTTTTAATGAACGATCACTTTGGCTACTGTCAAAACTTGTAAGACGCAAATGGAAACCGAAATTGAATCTGATCTTGATTTAGCATTCTGTTGAAAAGAATTGTAATTGAATGCTTTTTGACTCAT
This window harbors:
- the LOC127789677 gene encoding protein yippee-like isoform X1 produces the protein MGRVFLITLEGNVYSCKHCQTHLAVAEDIMSKLFHCKHGKAYLFDKVENVTVGEKEDRIMMTGLHTVVDIFCVRCGSIVGWKYEAAKEKGQKYKEGKYILERFKILGPDGSSYTFCPEAQSGGSDADEA
- the LOC127789677 gene encoding protein yippee-like isoform X2; its protein translation is MGRVFLITLEGNVYSCKHCQTHLAVAEDIMSKLFHCKHGKAYLFDKVENVTVGEKEDRIMMTGLHTVVDIFCVRCGSIVGWKYEAAKEKGQKYKEGKYILERFKILGPDGSNCSVR